One Triplophysa dalaica isolate WHDGS20190420 chromosome 1, ASM1584641v1, whole genome shotgun sequence DNA segment encodes these proteins:
- the sec24d gene encoding protein transport protein Sec24D, giving the protein MMSQQGYVATPPYSQAQAGMGVYNTGFGNPPPQSHYGVYGSPPQAYSTAPTGILKPPASPSGMPPPPTSGQYGAQIQQNGAHSYQHPPVASAPSMSPYGQPPQGQPPQTAYQSMAQAPPPTQHMTNQMRAMTQAPPPAQQLTNQMSAMNIAGYGQRPMHAPQSPSSAAAPQPFQTPPPPAMGHPPLSPLGQQPPSMGSPTPMGMAGPPGPGVPLGGSVHHQALGPQSYPQQPGPFGGQMAGPQMSGPQTGAFPGGFAGGPAQMAGPPQKKLDPDSIPSTTQVSEDDQARRGGQVYATNIRGQVPPLVTTNFTVQDQGNASPRFMRCTTYSFPCTADLAKQCKVPLAAVVKPFATLPQNETPLYIVNHGEVGPIRCNRCKAYMCPYMQFIDGGRRYQCAFCSCVNEVPAQYFQHLDHMGRRMDLYERPELSLGSYEFIATLDYCRNNKPPNPPAYIFMIDVSYTNIKSGLVRLICQELKTLLDRLPKEEGADSSVIKVGFVTYNKILHFYNVKSALAQPQMMVVSDVAEMFVPLLDGFLVNFQESRAVINNLLDQIPDMFAETNESETVFAPVIQAGVEALKAAECSGKLFIFHSSIPTAEAPGKLKNRDDRKLVGTEKEKTLFQSQRGVYEQLVKDCVAQGCCVDLFLFPNQYVDMATMGDVPSHTGGSVYKYSNFQVDVDGRHFLNDLRRDVEKSIGFDAIMRVRTGTGFRATDFFGTVYMNNTTDVEMAAVDCDNAVTVEFKHDDTLSEESGAVIQCALLYTTVSGQRRLRIHNLSLNCTSQLSELYKSCETDALINFFAKSAYQAMLSQPMKTVREILVNQTAHMLACYRKNCASPSAASQLILPDAMKVFPVYMNSLLKTPSLVGSGELSTDDRAFFRLMVMAMGVEETQILLYPRLIPLHNMDVSSESIPQALRCSEERLSETGVFLLENGLFMFLWLGQACPPDLIQNLFNVPSLGHLTTEGQTSLPALDNPHSRKLHSIISSISQQRAKSMKLLIVKQKDRGETLFRQHLVEDKGLHGGASYMDFLCFVHREIRQLLT; this is encoded by the exons ATGATGAGTCAGCAGGGTTATGTTGCCACCCCTCCATACTCCCAGGCCCAGGCTGGAATGGGGGTATACAATACTGGTTTTGGAAACCCCCCACCTCAGTCCCATTATGGGGTCTATGGATCTCCACCACAAGCTTATTCTACTGCTCCTACAG gTATACTGAAACCACCTGCTTCTCCTTCTGGAATGCCCCCACCACCAACCTCCGGCCAGTACGGAGCTCAAATTCAGCAGAATGGTGCCCACAG TTATCAACATCCTCCTGTTGCCTCTGCTCCCTCCATGTCTCCTTACGGGCAGCCTCCTCAAGGGCAGCCTCCTCAAACTGCTTATCAAAGCATGGCACAGGCTCCACCCCCAACTCAACATATGACCAATCAAATGAGAGCTATGACACAAGCTCCTCCTCCAGCTCAACAGCTGACCAATCAAATGAGTGCCATGAATATTGCAGGATATG GCCAAAGGCCCATGCACGCCCCCCAGTCCCCCTCAAGTGCAGCGGCACCCCAACCATTTCAAACACCTCCACCACCAGCGATGGGACATCCTCCACTGTCTCCACTAGGACAACAGCCACCCTCAATGGGATCACCTACACCAATGGGAATGGCTGGCCCACCTGGACCAGGTGTACCTCTGGGTGGAAGCGTCCACCACCAAGCACTTGGACCCCAAAGCTATCCACAGCAACCAG GCCCATTTGGTGGACAAATGGCAGGACCGCAGATGTCAGGCCCCCAAACAGGTGCTTTCCCAGGAGGCTTCGCTGGAGGTCCAGCCCAAATGGCAGGCCCGCCACAAAAGAAGCTAGACCCTGATTCTATTCCAAGCACG acGCAAGTGAGTGAAGATGACCAGGCTAGAAGAGGAGGACAGGTGTATGCTACAAACATCAGAGGTCAGGTGCCTCCACTGGTCACCACAAATTTTACCGTACAGGATCAAG GAAATGCCAGCCCAAGGTTCATGCGATGCACAACATATTCCTTCCCATGCACAGCTGATCTCGCAAAGCAGTGCAAAGTGCCTCTGGCTGCAGTTGTTAAACCGTTTGCCACTTTGCCCCAAAATGAG ACTCCTCTGTACATTGTAAATCATGGTGAGGTCGGACCAATCCGCTGCAATCGCTGTAAGGCCTATATGTGCCCTTACATGCAGTTTATTGATGGAGGACGACGGTACCAGTGTGCCTTCTGCAGCTGTGTTAATGAAG TTCCAGCGCAGTATTTTCAACATCTGGACCATATGGGGAGAAGAATGGATCTGTATGAGAGACCAGAACTGTCTTTGGGCTCTTATGAGTTCATTGCCACGCTGGATTATTGCAGG AACAATAAGCCTCCAAACCCTCCAGCCTACATCTTCATGATCGACGTCTCCTACACCAACATCAAGAGTGGACTTGTCCGACTAATATGCCAAGAGTTGAAGACGTTGCTTGACCGACTTCCCAA AGAGGAGGGAGCAGATAGCTCAGTCATCAAAGTGGGCTTCGTCACATATAACAAGATTCTGCACTTCTACAATGTGAAGAGCGCTCTGGCACAACCACAGATGATGGTGGTCTCTGATGTGGCCGAGATGTTTGTACCACTGCTCGACGGATTCCTAGTCAACTTTCAGGAGTCCCGGGCTGTTATAAATAA TCTTCTGGATCAAATCCCCGACATGTTCGCTGAGACCAATGAGAGCGAGACTGTTTTCGCACCCGTCATTCAAGCTGGTGTTGAGGCACTGAAG GCTGCTGAATGCAGTGGGAAACTCTTCATCTTCCACTCCTCCATCCCGACAGCAGAGGCTCCCGGAAAACTCAAGAACAGAGATGACAGAAAACTGGTTGGCACAGAAAAAGAGAAG aCTCTGTTCCAGTCTCAGCGGGGTGTGTATGAACAGCTGGTTAAAGATTGTGTAGCACAGGGTTGTTGTGTCGACCTCTTCCTGTTTCCCAATCAGTATGTGGATATGGCCACCATGGGTGATGTGCCCTCACATACTGGGGGCTCGGTCTACAAGTACAGCAACTTCCAG GTGGATGTTGATGGTCGGCATTTTCTTAATGATCTCAGGAGAGATGTGGAGAAGTCCATTGGATTTGACGCCATCATGCGTGTCCGGACTGGCACGG GCTTCAGGGCCACAGATTTCTTTGGCACGGTCTACATGAACAACACCACCGATGTGGAAATGGCCGCGGTGGATTGTGACAACGCGGTGACTGTCGAGTTTAAGCACGACGACACGCTCAGCGAGGAGTCAGGGGCTGTTATACAG TGTGCACTGCTGTACACCACTGTCAGCGGACAGAGACGCCTGCGAATCCACAACCTCAGTCTGAACTGCACCTCACAGCTGTCTGAACTTTACAAAAGCTGCGAGACAGACGCCCTCATCAATTTCTTTGCCAAGTCAG CCTATCAGGCCATGCTCAGCCAGCCAATGAAGACGGTGAGGGAAATCCTGGTCAACCAGACCGCTCACATGCTGGCCTGCTACCGAAAGAACTGTGCCAGTCCCTCTGCTGCCAGCCAG CTTATCCTGCCGGATGCGATGAAGGTGTTCCCCGTCTACATGAACAGTCTGTTGAAGACTCCATCTCTAGTAGGCAGTGGTGAGCTCTCCACAGACGACAGGGCCTTTTTCAGACTCATGGTTATGGCTATGGGAGTGGAGGAGACGCAGATCCTGCTGTACCCACGGCTCATCCCACTG CACAATATGGATGTGAGCAGCGAGTCTATACCACAAGCGCTGCGCTGTTCTGAGGAGCGACTAAGTGAGACGGGCGTCTTCCTGCTGGAGAACGGCCTCTTCATGTTCCTCTGGTTGGGACAGGCGTGCCCACCCGACCTGATCCAAAATCTCTTCAATGTGCCATCTCTGGGCCATCTGACAACAGAAGGA CAGACATCATTACCTGCGCTGGATAATCCTCATTCCAGGAAACTTCATTCAATCATCTCCAGCATTTCACAGCAGAGAGCCAAATCCATGAAG CTGCTGATAGTGAAACAGAAAGACAGAGGAGAGACGTTGTTCCGCCAGCACCTGGTGGAGGACAAGGGTCTTCACGGAGGGGCGTCTTACATGGACTTCTTGTGTTTCGTCCACCGCGAGATCAGACAGCTACTTACTTAA